The segment GATTATCATTGCACAACGTTAACGGATTTAAGATACTTATAATAAAGTAGTTATAGTTTATTGCTGTATATTTGATTTGAAATGTAAATAAACGTTCATAAATTAGCTGCAATTACCTATGAAATGTGGTATCCTATATACAGGAGGGATTACTATGACTACTTTTTTAAAAGGGGAGTTATTTTGTGGACCAGGTGGAATAGCTTTAGGTGCTAAAAATGCCTTGATAGAAAAAAGTGATGAAATATATAAAATTAAACACGTTTGGGCTAATGACAGGGATGAAAGTTCTTGTGATACCTTTAGAAACAATATTTGTCCCAATAGTCCTGAATCAGTTATTAACTCTAACGTTGAGGACTTAGATATTAAGAATTTGCCATACATCGATGCTTTCACTTTTGGTTTCCCGTGTAATGATTTTAGCGGAGTTGGAAAACAAAAGGGAACAAATGGATATTTCGGTCAATTATATAAATATGGTGTTGAAGTCATAAACCAATTTAACCCAAAATGGTTTTTAGCAGAAAATGTTTCAGGGTTAGAAAATTCAAACTATGGTGCAGATTTTCAAAATATATTAGAGGAATTACAAAGAGCTGGATCAGGATATGATTTAGTGCCTCATTTATACAAATTTGAGGAGTACGGAGTTCCTCAATACCGACACAGGATAATTATAGTTGGAATTAGAAAAGACTTAAATTTAACATTTAAAGTTCCGGCTCCTACACATCTATCAAATTTTATAGGAGCTAAAGAAGCGCTAGATAATATTCCTTTAAATGCGTCGAACCACGAATTTACAAAACACAAACAGGATGTAGTTGATCGCTTGAAGCACATTCCTCCTGGTGAAAACGTTTGGTACAATGAACTACCAGAACAATTTCAACTAAAAGTTAAAGGTTTGAAATTAAGTAATTTATATCGTCGTTTACATCCTGACAAACCATCTTATACACTTACTGCTAGTGGTGGTGGCGGGACTCATGGTTATCATTGGGAAGAAGCTCGTGCATTGACAAACAGAGAAAGAGCACGACTTCAAACATTTCCTGATAATTATATTTTTCATGGTAGGAAAGAAGAAGTAAGACAACAAATAGGTATGGCTGTTCCTCCTAAAGGGGTTCAAATCATATTTGAATCAATATTAAAAACTTTTGCAGGTATTGAATATGAGCATATTGAACCCTCATATCAACTAAACAGGGTCACCGTATCATAGAATGATGGTGACCCTACTTTTTTAATTTAACGTGATAGATACTTCAGTATTACTTTCCCAATAAATTGTAACAATATCTCCAGGTTGAGCGCCTAACTCAATCTTTAAATATCGTCCTAAAAGTTTCAAGTTTCCATCACTTTCAAAGTTTTTACCTAAATCTTCTGCTTGACTACCACTTGCTCTTAGTTTGAATTCTTGGTTGTTTACGTAAAATGTTAAACCTCTTCTAAGTTCTAATCGTCGTGCGTCATCTATTGGAATAGGAATGTAAACTTCGAATTCATCTCTTCTTCTTGTTCCTGAATTACTTGTAGTTCCCCAGTTTAGATGTACATGTTTTAATTCAACACTCATAAATGATCCTGTTCTATCCATTTGTTCACCTCCAACAGCAATTTAGATAATAATAGACATTTAAGCTTTGTTATTATCTGTAATATATTATATTATAATTTGGTGAATTAGGAAATATTATCTATGTTTTTGTCGATAGAATAGGTTATTTTTAATAAAGCAAAGCCCAGGTACTCATATGAGTCTGGGCTTCTCTATTTATACTTTTAATTGATAACGCTATTTAACACATCGATATACGGCTGTATGTCTAATGATTTATTGTTCATTCTAATAATAATTGTTCCGACTTGTGCGTCACCAAAGTTTTTCGCTCTAACCTCTTGAGCTTTTTCAACGCTTGGCCACTCATAAATACTAACATCCTCTGTTGTAATTAGGGTTGTGCATTCTAAGCTTATACAATTGTGGCTATTATCACGAGAATCTGTTGTCGGGAGTTTAGCGTCTTGAAATGCTTTCAATATATCTTCTGCAGAATAGGATTCTGTAGATTGTTTTAAATCAGCTTTAGTAGTTAAATGTTCCTCTGTAACTTTGTAATCAAATTCGTATTCACCGATTTTATCTAACCCTGTTTGAGCTATACCCTTATTGCTTAATGCAACTTTACCGTCTGCAGCATAAGATTTAGCTAAGCTATCTTTTATATTCACTTTAACGAAAATAGAGTCAATTTTCTCGTCTTTGTCTTTAGCTAAATCGCTAGTAGATTCGACTAATTCACGTAAATCCTTTTCTTCTGTTAAAGGAGTCAACAAAGTAACATACCAAATACTTCCGTCAACGCGTTCTTCTTGGATGGTGTAATCAAGTTTGTTTTCCTTAGTTTCTTCCTCTTTAGCTGACGTTTCAACTTTTTCACCGTCTTTTGATTTATCAGCTGATTCTGAGCCCTCAGTCGGAACCATAATAAATCCAACAATGAATAAAACTAAAGATACAACTAAAACAAGGCCACCTTTCATTTTCTTCTTTTTAATAACTCCAAGCACTAATAAAACAAGACCTACTAAAACTCCAAGTGCTCCTAGTAATGCTAATAAAACGCCCATTTCAAATTCTCCTTTATGTATGGTGTAATTTAATTATACCAAAATTCCCATATTCCGTTAATACAAAATATGATTTATTCTCTCAGTATTTTGTGGAGGTATCAATATTTATCAGTATTTATCGTTTATTTTTATCCCAATTTTATCCCAACATGTATTTTCGCATAAAAAATCACCCTCCAATAAATGAAGGGTGACTCGCTTCAAAGCCATGTGGCTGTAAGATCAAAGTAAAAAGCCGCGTATGCCGTAGTTATTATAGAAAGTTTTAAACCACCACTCCTCAAAGTGGGTGTTCGCAGAAGCCTTCCTGCTTATCCTCATGCACCTTGGTGTGAGGCCCGTCATTCCAACTCCAATAATAAAACTCCCTTTTACAGCTTAAAGGTTAAAACTTAATATTATACGAACAATGCAGCCTTTATGGATATAATAAAACATGATTAACCAACTTGCAAGTAAGAGGGTTTTAACAAATATGTCAATGGTTAGATGTGCCAATCCATATATAAAGTTTTTTTACAAATAGGTATGAAAAAGACGAACAACCTTTGCTTATTATGGCGGACTATGTAAAGATATAGGCATATAGAGGTTTACCTTGTAAAAAAGTAAAGGAGGAAGCAAAATGGCAGCTTATCCAAATTGTCCACAATGTCATTCTGAATATACATATGAGGACGGTGTTAATTATGTGTGCCCAGAATGTGCACATGAGTGGAGTATGGAGGCAACTGAACAGGAATCAGAGGCTCTAATTGTTAAGGATGCGAATGGCAATCTGCTTGCTGATGGTGATTCAGTTACTATTATTAAGGATTTAAAGGTAAAGGGTAGCTCTTCCACATTAAAAATTGGCACAAAGGTGAAAAGTATTCGCCTTGTGGAAGGTGACCATAATATTGACTGTAAAATTGATGGCTTTGGTGCCATGAAATTAAAGTCAGAGTTTGTGAAAAAAGCTTAAAGCGCAATAATGCACCTAAACTTAGTTAAAAGTTTAAGGTGCTTTTTTTCTTGAAGCTTTACGCATCGTAATAGCAAAAGCTGCACCGATTAAGGCGAAAATCGTATGTAAT is part of the Lysinibacillus sp. FSL K6-0232 genome and harbors:
- a CDS encoding zinc ribbon domain-containing protein YjdM translates to MAAYPNCPQCHSEYTYEDGVNYVCPECAHEWSMEATEQESEALIVKDANGNLLADGDSVTIIKDLKVKGSSSTLKIGTKVKSIRLVEGDHNIDCKIDGFGAMKLKSEFVKKA
- a CDS encoding DNA cytosine methyltransferase translates to MTTFLKGELFCGPGGIALGAKNALIEKSDEIYKIKHVWANDRDESSCDTFRNNICPNSPESVINSNVEDLDIKNLPYIDAFTFGFPCNDFSGVGKQKGTNGYFGQLYKYGVEVINQFNPKWFLAENVSGLENSNYGADFQNILEELQRAGSGYDLVPHLYKFEEYGVPQYRHRIIIVGIRKDLNLTFKVPAPTHLSNFIGAKEALDNIPLNASNHEFTKHKQDVVDRLKHIPPGENVWYNELPEQFQLKVKGLKLSNLYRRLHPDKPSYTLTASGGGGTHGYHWEEARALTNRERARLQTFPDNYIFHGRKEEVRQQIGMAVPPKGVQIIFESILKTFAGIEYEHIEPSYQLNRVTVS